The Pongo abelii isolate AG06213 chromosome 23, NHGRI_mPonAbe1-v2.0_pri, whole genome shotgun sequence nucleotide sequence AAGTTCCAGAACTAGATCTTGTTTCTTCTGACTTTAAACCCAgactttttttaagtttctatttttcctattttcctttgCAATTCAAAGCAAATTTACATGAGGCTACTTGGCCTCATTGGACTTGCTGGAGATACTGATACTCTTCAGACATACGTTACTAGCTGCGTAGCCTGGCCATTGTACTTAACTCTGCTAGGTCTCAGCTCCTCACTGTAAAATCTAACAGTGCTCCTAGTGTGGTTGTGAGGCTTAGTCAAGATAATCaggaggctgggtacagtggctcatgtctataatcccaacactttgggagaccgaggcaggtggattgcctgaggttagaagttcgagaccagcctggccaacatggtgaaaccccatctctactaaaaatacaaaaattagcaggacatggtggcgggtgcctctaatcccagctactcgggaggctgaggcaggagaatcacttgaacccaggaggcggaggttgcagtgagccgacagagcaagactctgtctccaaaaaaaaaaaaaaaaaaaaaaaaaaaaaattaagaaaaaaagataatcaggGAAGAGCATACAGTAGGGCCTTATTAAGAAAGCATGAAATAAATGTTGGCTGCTATTGTGATTATTACCTGATTGGTGTGCTATTGTTTCTGTTTACATTTAATACTTATAATAATCTTAGATGGGTAGATGTGGAGGGAGGATGTATCCCCATTTAACAGACAAGATACCAAGGCTCAGAGGACACCTGAACCCACACTCAACCTACAGCTCTTTTCAGGACACTCTGCTCTCTGACTTTAGGAAGAGATGAAGGCTGCAAGCTTGTTTTTAAGCCCACATGTGGTTTCCTGTTGTACAGTCTGTTCTCAGAGCAGTTCTTCTGAGGAAAGGGGTGATCTGCTTGTTAGTGACGGAGAGTCTGGTGACTGGGTGCCTTGCTCTGAGtttacaggaaaataaattttaggtcTCAGGGCAGTCTCGTGACAGCCTAGAGGAACAAATCTAGAAGAAAAAGACTTCCACTGGACACCAGAACTGAGCTCAGAATTAAGAATGTTTAGTCAGTTCAAGCACCTGGAAGGCCTGGAAACTGTCACAGGATTGCAGGACAGCCAAATGCTGTTGAGTGGCTGAGGAAAAAGGAGATAGTTCAAGGACTAAACTCAGCCAATGTGGCTTAGGTCTGCTTATGAATTGTAAGGCCAGGGCCACTACATCATTAACTCTGAAATGAACAAGCAGGTGTCCCTGGACCTGCATGTCAACCATCTCATTGTGGGAAACAACCTCAGACTGGGCGTCAAGATGTCCTCTCAAGTCAATACTTTCCCTCTCTGGACCTCTGCTTCCTGCATCATAAGAAATCAGAGAGTACTAATCCattacccactttttttttttttctttgagacaggatctcactctgtcacccaggctggagtgcagtggcacaatcatggctcaccatagcgacttcccaggctcaggtgatcctcccatctcagcctccttagtaactaggactacaggcgcccaccaccatgcctggctaatttttgtatttttttgtagagacaaggttttgccatgttgcccatgccggtctcgaactcttgggctcaagcgatccacccacctctgcctcccaaagtgctaggattacaggtgtgagccactacgcctggcccattacctacattttttttttttttttttgagacggagtctggctctgtcgcccaggctggagtgcagtggcactatctcggctcactgcaacctcagcctcccaggttcaagcgattctcctgcgtcagcctctcaagtagccgggattacaagtgcctgccaccatgcctggctaattttttgtatttttagtagagacaggatttcactatgttggccaggctggtctcaaactcctgacctcatgatctgcccaccttggcctcccaaagtgctgggattacaggcgtgagccaccatgcccagccacacatTTTATAGAAAAGCAAAACAGCCATCATTTATTgaccacctactatgtgccacacCCTGAGCTAAGTAGTCACAAGCCTTAGCTCCACACAATGATGTGGAGTAGGAAATTGAAGcaatttgcccagggtcacagagaTAGCTAGTTAGAGGACTTCTCTCCACCAAATGCTAGGTGTGTAACCTCAGGTAAGGTATATAATCccctcttgcctcagtttcctcatctataaattggaGATAATAACAGCATTTACCTCATAAGGGTGATTGTGAGTTAAAGCATGTGCTTCAAGCAGCGTCTGGCATACGGTACATGTTTGCTACTGCTGTTATTATTATACCCAAACTTCCCCTTTTTCATCTGTAATGAGGAGGTTGACTACAAAGCCTCTAAAGATGCTCTGCTGGGTGATCCACTGAGGCTGTGGGCTCAGACATGGCCCTCATCACTGGAAAATGCAGGCtgcatgccaggcatggtggttcatgcctatacactttgggaggctgaggtaggaggattgcttgagcccaggagtttgagactagcctgggcaacacagtgagaccctgtctctataaaaaatttaaaaatcagccaggcatgatgggacatgcctgtagtcccagctacttggtgggggTGGGTGAGGGTAATCACTTGcgccctgggaggctgaggctgcagtgagccgtgatcgcaccactgcactcaagcctcggcaatagagcgagaccctgaaaaaaaaaaatcaaagaaaggaaggaaaggggaagggagggagggaaggaaaggggaagggagggagggaaggaaaggggaagggagggagggaaggagggagggaaggaaggaaaaatgcagGCTACTGTGTCACTTTCCTCACAGGAAGTTTTCTCAGACCATACAGGAGAATATTACAGACACCCAGGGCTAGAAGTTAAATCCCCTGATTTTGCCCAAGAATGACAAATAATTTTCCAGAATCAGCCAGTGCTGTAAAGATGAATGCCAGTCTGGCTTACCATCATGCACCAGTCACTGATGGACATCTCGTGGGACCTTTCAAAATAAGCATTCTTCTCCTGCTGTCCCAGCCACAGGTCATGTCTTTGAGTTTCACAAGTAGCCTCTTTGGCTTTCTCACATGTGGTGAAGAGTGGCAAACAGACTTTCTATTCTccaactcactttttttttccctagcaGAGGAGATCCCACTGCTTATAGCTCAGGAAATTTAAGCCTCAACTCCAACAGTGGCTGAAAACCTTTTCTAGTAGCAGAATTTTATAACTCACAGAAAGAATTTGGTCTTAAGGTCCCTGCAATCAGTGTCGAGCCTGATTTCTGCAGTGCCACTCACTTCAATGCCAGGCATGTTGGATCAGACAGCAGGGAATTTGCTATCAAAAGAGCTGGGTCTGAATCCAGGTTCTGCCACTCCtaggctgtgtgactttgagcaagtctcTGACAGAGGCTTCTTCATTTGTAGAATGGGGAACAAGAACATCCCTCACAAAGCTTTTAAGTGATGTGTAAAGGCACCAAAGGAAAGGGTTTGTCCAAGGTCAGCAGGTAAAGAAAGACTAGGACCAAGTCTCTACATCTTGAGCTGATTTTCAACATCTTGCTTCCTTTTGGGTAAGAAAGCCACAAAGTTTGACTTTGTGtaccttcctcccctcctcctaaGAGGGCCCAGAAGAGAAGCTACTGACCTTTTGTAGGAGTAGCCCAAGATGATGCCAGCTCCGATGGCAATGATGATCACCATCATGGTAATGCCCAGCACGTAGCCTGCCAAGGATAGGACACAAGGTCCCATTAGCCACACTCCAATCAGCAAATGACATCTCTTGATGAATCCCAACAAGAGCAGGGGTGGGGGACTGTCATACCCAGAGTTCCCAGGTCCTTTTTCTCCTTGGAGTTCATCCGCACCCGCTGGCTGATCCCAATCACTGGCTGCACAGCTGCCGCCTCACTCCGGGCGGGCAGGGCGTTGGCAGGAGCGAACACCTGCACCTCATCTGCACCTGGCCCTTCAGACGCTTCCTCGATTTCTGTCGTGGAGGCTGGCAGGGCCTGAGAGGTGGTCTCTGGAGATGAGGTGGGAAACAGCTCTCATCAGGGACTGCCCTGAGTGAATTCCACAGCTGAACCTGGTCCGAGTGTtaggggagatggaggtgggtCACCTAAGAATGTCCCCCCACACACAATCCAAAGTCAAACTCTGCCCCAGAGGCAAGATCAGGCCTGAGAGGGCTGAACCATCTCAGGGACAAGGCAAATGAGAGGGGAAGGCCGTAGGGAAGGGCTTCTCTCCTACCTCCCACGTCTTTATCTGTCCAAATCCTTGCTATTTCCCAAGGCCCCTCTCGGTTGCGGGCTTCTGCAGGGGATTCCCCCCACCTCTACTCCAGGAAACAACCCATGCTTCCTTTGAGCAGCTCACATCTAAGCGTACGCTCTGTGCCAGTCCTTAAGTGAAATGTtttactctgtgccaggagcagtggctcacgcctgtaatcctagcactttgggaggccaggcgggcggatcacctgaggtcaggagttcgagagcagcctggccaacatggtgaaaccccgtctctactaaaaatacaaaaattagctgtgcgtggtggtgcacgcctgctatcccagctactcaggaggctgaagcaggagaatcactgtaacgcggaaggcagaagttgcagtgagccgaaattgcgccactgcactccagcctgggtgacagaacgagactccgtctcaaaaaataaaaaataaagaaatgctttattttgattatcccatttaatcctaGAAAACTGTCTTGCTGCTTTGGGAGCAAAAAGCCTGCGCTCTGGAATCTAAGAAACGTGAATTCAAATCTGTCCCCTGCCATTGCCTTTGGTAAATCGCTTAACTTCTCTGAAGCTCAGATGCCCCAAACGACTTCTTCCCAAACGGCTTCTTCCCGCGGTGTGTGTCGGGGGAGGTAGGGGAGCGGGGTTGTGGACAGTGTGGGTCTAGCGCACTGCAGACGCTCCACAAACGGTCAACAATCGCTGAGGGACCAAAAGCCACTCCTCAGGACGCGCGGCGGAGAGACCTAGCCTCGCCCCAGCCTCGCCCGGCGCAGTTGTTTACAAGCGCTCGCGGCGGATGAGCTCATACGAGTGGCGGCGGCGGCCAATGGACTTTGAGCCCTGCGGCCTGGAGACAGCCCTGGCCAATCAGACGGCGCGGAGGCGGAGCGGGGCCGGCCGGCATCGCGCGGCCGCACGTGCGCGGCGGGTGTCTCCGCCGCTTCCTGTCGGCGCCAGGAGTGGGGATTCCCGGGGTCCCGGGCAGATACCTGGACAGCTCAGGTTCTCGCAAGGCCGTTTCTCAGGGACGCCGGCCTCGCCACTGACGTAGCACCAGGGCCCGCGCGGGTCCTCGTCCGGGTTTCGGCAGTAACTGTGATTGCCGGCCCctgagaggagagaaggaaatgtgTGCCGGGTCTGGGACCTGGACCGCGGCCGCCGCCCGCCAGCCCCGGCGCCGTCCCCCGGAGGACACCTACCTGACACGGGGGCCGAGGCCAGCCCGCTCTGCGCGTCCAGCCAGTTGAGGCAGCGGAGGCCAGGCGCGGGGGAGGTCTGGTCCTCCCGGTACAGGTGGCCGTTGTCCCAGAAACAGCCTGTGAGGAAGAGAAGCCCCCGGACACAGAGTAGCCGGCAGCGAACGGAAGACGCCCAGCGTGGCGGGCAGGGGAGCCGGGACCACCCGGATCGAGCCTCAGCTTGGTTAGGGGACCCCGGGCCCTACTGGGCCTCCCTCTCCTCTCGTGGCAACACCCTCATGCCCCACGCCCCCCCCCGCCCAACTCCACACACACCTCAGGGTGTGAAGCCCCTAgcctgtgcctggcccccagtcAACGCTCAGAGACtgttaggttttatttatttttgaaatctgGAAAGCGCTGCAGAAGTGCAAAGGATTGTTACTCTTGAACTTGTGACCActttggaggaggagatggagaggaGGAGGCCTGGCTTAGGGTCCCTTTGAGGAGATGGGAGTTTTGGGACGGTGGGCGCCCAGACGTGACATTTATCCCCGTGTTGTAATGGCCACGTTACATAAACTCCGGTGTTTTCTCCTCCACGGATACGGCCACCTTCTGCCCGTTTAACAGGCAATACTCCCTCCCAGGAGAATTCTCCAGGAGCCTTGACTCCGTCAGGCAAAAGATTCAAGACAACCTCAAACGGAGGAAACTGCCTCATCGCTGACTGGATGAGACTCCAAGCTCCTACTCCCCTCTGCAGGAGAACCACagaaggaggctggggaaggaggaccACACCATGCAAAGGGCTTAGAAAGAACAGGACTTGGGGAGTAGGGGAGATGAGCCCCCAAGCTCCATCCACTCATGAGCAaggaaaggcaaagagaaagtgGCTTCTTGCCTTTGTTCTTAATGGCAAAGATGGAGCTGCAAGCCCCTGACAAGGAAAGGAGGGGTGGAAAAGCTTTCACAGGACAACAGAAACCGGCTAAACGCTCCGTTTCCTGTCATCCTGGCCCTGTTCGGGAAATAGGGGGCTTTACCCCTTCTGTGTCATGAAGTTGCTCCGGAAAGGAAAGATTGTAGTCTCACCTCCAGATCCATAGGCTTCTGCTAGGAGCATGTTGCTAACGAGGAATGCTTGTACCCAGGCCAACAGCATCCTTGCCTCCTTCGTCTTGCAGGTGATTGAACGACCAGTGTTTAACCGAGGCCCCCTTGGCGGCGGCGGCTCTGCCTCCCAGTCCCAGGCTTGCAGTCAGACCTGCCCTTGTTATGCTGTTCTGGTAAACAGCCTCTCTTTAGAACTGGGAGCTTCCCAGCTAGCTTGCTGCAGCGCGAGCTGTTTTTCAGCTGAAAGGCGCCCCCTGGGTCCTAAGCCTCCTAGGTCATGCAAAATCTAACTCTGAGCCAAGAAAGGAACTCAGCCAAGAGATATGCAGGTTGTGCTTAACAGCCGATCAGTTTGAGACCTGCGAGGCCGCATCCCCAGGGTTTTTCATCTCTtctgtttccatttgtgtgagtacagaaaaaaataattctatcaAGGGGCATCATGGGATGTGGGAAATTATAAGCACTAAAACACAGAACAACTTAGGGAGCTGTGCACCCAGGAGGCATTCATGACCACATAGGGgtcaaaaataagaaagagtATCTGGTGGGGAGTGGagtaacagtttttttttttgttttttgtttttttttttgagacagagtctcacactgtcgcctgggctggagtgcaagggcacaatctcggctcactgcaacctccacctgccgggttctcgcaattctgcctcagtcgctggagtagctgggattacaggggcacaccaccacacccagctaatttcttgtatttttagtagagacggggtttcactatgttggccagactggtcttgaactcctgacctcgtgatccacccgcctcggcctcccaaagtgttggaattacaggtgtgagccaccgcgcccggccgagtaACACTTTATACCCatccttgaaaaagaaaaagggcctTTATGAACActgacactaaaaaaaaaaaaaaaaaaaaaaaacaaaaaaaaaaaaaacagtgtaacTTGGTCAGGGTCAAACCTGTCACATTGCTTTTTCTTACATTTGAGGTTTTTTGCGGTGTTGTGTATAGTAGGAATATACAAGGAGTATCTTTAGTTGAAAACACATGTTATGCAAACATGGAAAAATTTGCTCAGCTACATTGTAATAGTCTACCCTTTCTGCCAGCCCTGAATTGTATAGAGGAAGTTaagtaaaatgtttgctttttttttccctcacccTATAGGAAATCCATTTGCTGTAATTTAGCTCCATCATTAAATCTCACCATATCCATTTGACTTAGGCCTTTTGGAGTTAGGCAGAAGGGCCCTTCTTCCTGTTTGGCTGACAGCTCAAGTTCCCAGGCAGCCTCAGTAAACTGAGAGATAGAGCAGAGTGATTCGTCAAGACTACCTTGTGACTCAGTCAGATCCCAAAATAGAAATGGGAAACTCTGTTTCAGTCTTGCAGGCAGTAATTTAAGGAGGAAAACaactttactaatttttttttgttgtttgagacggagtctctgtctcccaggctggagtgcagtggcaccatctcggcttactgcaccctccacctcccaggttcaagcaattctccggcctcagcctcccaagtagctgggattaaaggtgtgcgccaccacgcctggctaattttttttttttttttttgtattttttttagtagagatggggtttcaccatgttggccaggctggtctcaa carries:
- the PIK3IP1 gene encoding phosphoinositide-3-kinase-interacting protein 1 precursor (The RefSeq protein has 1 substitution compared to this genomic sequence); protein product: MLLAWVQAFLVSNMLLAEAYGSGGCFWDNGHLYREDQTSPAPGLRCLNWLDAQSGLASAPVSGAGNHSYCRNPDEDPRGPWCYVSGEAGVPEKRPCENLSCPETTSQALPASTTEIEEASEGPGADEVQVFAPANALPARSEAAAVQPVIGISQRVRMNSKEKKDLGTLGYVLGITMMVIIVAIGAGIILGYSYKRGKDLKEQHDQKVCEREMQRITLPLSAFTNPTCEIVDEKTVVVHTSQTPVDPQEGSTPLMGQAGTPGA